One window of Dehalobacterium formicoaceticum genomic DNA carries:
- the mtnA gene encoding S-methyl-5-thioribose-1-phosphate isomerase: protein MLETMRWADHQLILLDQTKLPGEVCYFTCTNYQDVVDAIKRLVVRGAPAIGAAAAYGMVLAAWSGSQKDSAAFHEELGHAARELAASRPTAVNLFWALDRMKQRINPAQAPAMIYQTLLEEAHGILREDLILNQKMGRLGQELIPQAGSILTHCNAGALATGGYGTALGVIRAAHEAGKKVQVFADETRPLLQGARLTAFELMEENIPVTLITDSMAGSVMQKGWVDLVLVGADRITANGDVANKIGTYSLAVLAHAHGIPFYVAAPVSTFDLTLAAGEDIPIEERSPEEVRNIFGFQSAPLDVPVFNPAFDVTPHHLISAIITEKGIIHHPDQEIIKKIIL from the coding sequence ATGCTTGAAACCATGCGCTGGGCAGACCATCAGCTGATTTTATTGGATCAGACCAAGTTGCCCGGCGAAGTGTGTTATTTTACCTGTACAAACTATCAAGATGTGGTTGACGCCATCAAAAGGCTGGTGGTACGGGGTGCTCCTGCCATTGGTGCTGCCGCGGCCTACGGCATGGTTTTGGCTGCCTGGTCAGGGAGTCAGAAGGACTCGGCCGCTTTTCATGAAGAACTGGGTCACGCTGCCCGGGAATTAGCAGCTTCCCGACCTACGGCGGTCAATCTTTTCTGGGCTTTGGACCGGATGAAGCAACGCATAAACCCGGCGCAAGCACCGGCCATGATCTATCAAACCCTCCTTGAGGAGGCTCATGGAATCCTAAGGGAGGATCTGATCCTGAATCAGAAAATGGGCCGGCTGGGCCAAGAGCTGATTCCTCAAGCAGGGTCAATCCTCACTCATTGCAATGCCGGAGCATTGGCCACGGGCGGCTATGGCACCGCTTTGGGTGTGATTCGTGCCGCCCATGAAGCCGGGAAAAAGGTGCAGGTTTTCGCGGATGAAACCCGGCCTCTCCTCCAGGGGGCCCGCCTGACAGCTTTTGAATTGATGGAGGAAAATATCCCCGTGACCTTGATTACGGACAGTATGGCAGGTTCTGTGATGCAAAAGGGGTGGGTTGATCTGGTGCTGGTGGGAGCAGACCGGATCACAGCCAACGGCGACGTGGCCAATAAAATCGGCACTTACAGCCTGGCGGTATTGGCTCATGCCCATGGCATCCCTTTTTATGTGGCGGCCCCGGTCAGTACCTTTGATTTAACTCTTGCTGCGGGGGAGGATATCCCGATTGAAGAAAGAAGCCCGGAAGAAGTACGGAACATTTTCGGGTTTCAGAGCGCGCCCTTGGATGTACCTGTATTTAATCCGGCTTTTGATGTCACCCCCCATCATTTGATTTCGGCCATTATAACGGAAAAAGGTATCATCCACCATCCTGATCAGGAAATTATTAAAAAAATAATCCTATAA
- the ftsY gene encoding signal recognition particle-docking protein FtsY, which yields MGFFNKLKEGLTKTRQGFVEKVSTVLTFNKTIDEDLFEELEETLIQADVGVNTSMKLVETMRRRVKERKLKDASQLREVMKEEIAHILVGDNDELGLNVDKDKKNVILVVGVNGAGKTTTIGKLAHRLKKENHRVLLAAGDTFRAAAIDQLLIWGQRVGVEVIHNQEGSDPGAVVFDACKSLASRRDNVLIIDTAGRLQNKTNLMEELRKVGKILARELPEANVEVLLVLDATTGQNAISQAQLFSEVVNVTGICLTKLDGTAKGGVIVGIRDELKIPVKLIGIGEGIDDLKDFQAEEFAEALFAEEEA from the coding sequence TTGGGTTTTTTTAATAAGTTAAAAGAGGGTTTGACAAAAACCCGTCAGGGTTTTGTGGAGAAGGTCTCCACGGTGTTGACCTTCAACAAAACCATTGATGAAGATCTTTTTGAAGAGCTGGAAGAAACGTTGATTCAAGCCGATGTGGGCGTCAATACCTCCATGAAACTGGTGGAAACGATGCGGCGGCGCGTGAAAGAAAGAAAACTGAAGGATGCTTCCCAGCTTCGGGAAGTCATGAAAGAAGAAATTGCTCATATCTTAGTAGGGGACAATGACGAACTGGGCTTAAATGTGGACAAAGACAAAAAGAATGTCATTTTAGTGGTGGGGGTCAATGGGGCCGGTAAAACCACCACCATCGGCAAACTGGCTCATCGTTTGAAGAAGGAAAATCATCGGGTTTTGCTTGCGGCAGGAGATACTTTTCGGGCCGCGGCCATTGATCAGCTGCTCATTTGGGGTCAGCGGGTCGGGGTAGAGGTTATTCACAATCAGGAAGGGTCTGATCCCGGGGCTGTTGTGTTTGATGCCTGTAAATCCTTAGCTTCCCGTCGGGATAATGTGCTGATCATTGATACCGCCGGTCGGCTGCAAAATAAAACTAACTTAATGGAAGAGCTGCGCAAGGTGGGAAAAATCCTTGCTCGGGAATTACCGGAGGCGAATGTTGAGGTTCTGTTGGTTTTGGATGCCACCACCGGCCAAAATGCCATTTCCCAAGCCCAACTGTTCAGTGAAGTGGTCAACGTAACCGGGATTTGCCTTACGAAGCTGGATGGTACCGCAAAGGGTGGTGTCATTGTGGGTATTCGGGATGAACTGAAAATCCCTGTCAAGCTGATCGGTATTGGAGAAGGGATTGATGATCTGAAAGATTTTCAGGCTGAGGAGTTTGCCGAGGCCTTATTTGCAGAGGAGGAAGCATAA
- a CDS encoding class II aldolase/adducin family protein translates to MIIHSAVQLKDQIIQVGKKLVDAQLVVGTWGNISCRVPNHKNYHITPSGMIYHQLKSGDIVTMNFAGEVVEGDRKPSSEFILHQEIYKARSDVGAVVHTHSNYACSFAVAQERIPPVLEEAAQLIGGPVEVARYAPPGSLKLAIHGVRALENRNAVLLANHGVVAVGRSLEEAFTVAVLVEKLAQVFLNAKSLGTAHVLNDVETKNLRESFLKHYGQSKK, encoded by the coding sequence GTGATTATTCATTCTGCAGTACAATTAAAAGATCAAATCATCCAGGTGGGTAAAAAGCTGGTTGATGCTCAGCTGGTGGTGGGTACCTGGGGCAATATCAGCTGCCGCGTTCCCAACCATAAAAACTATCATATTACCCCCAGCGGGATGATTTATCATCAATTAAAATCGGGGGATATTGTGACCATGAATTTCGCCGGGGAGGTTGTAGAGGGAGACAGAAAACCTTCTTCAGAATTCATTCTGCATCAAGAAATCTATAAAGCACGATCCGACGTAGGGGCTGTCGTTCATACTCACAGTAATTATGCCTGTTCTTTTGCCGTAGCCCAGGAACGGATTCCCCCTGTTTTAGAGGAAGCGGCCCAGTTAATTGGCGGGCCGGTGGAAGTTGCCCGTTACGCACCCCCCGGTTCTCTGAAATTGGCTATTCATGGGGTACGCGCCTTGGAAAACAGGAATGCCGTACTTTTAGCGAACCATGGTGTCGTGGCGGTAGGACGTTCCTTGGAGGAAGCTTTTACCGTAGCTGTATTAGTGGAAAAACTCGCCCAGGTTTTTTTAAACGCCAAATCTCTGGGCACGGCCCATGTTTTGAATGATGTGGAAACCAAAAACTTGCGAGAAAGTTTCTTGAAACATTACGGACAAAGTAAGAAGTAA
- a CDS encoding amidohydrolase: protein MKILIKNALIYPMTEEAAAREEPCIRGNIAISQGKISGVGQISDEEDFDKIIDGTDCVAIPGLVNTHTHGAMTLLRSYADDMPLMDWLQKKIWPIENLMTDADIYWGTLLSIVEMIKSGTTTFADMYIMMDQVARAVDESGMRGVLARGMTGLGANGEKALLESVDFIKNWQGKGEGRITTMMGPHAPYTCPPDFLKKALSYVEQLGVGIHIHLAETLTEVADIEKEYGKRPVALMDEVGLFQHHVLAAHVVHVNEQEIELLADKKVKVAHNPQSNMKLASGIAPVAQMLKKGITVAIGTDGASSNNNLDMIEEMRTASFLQKVAAMDPTVLPAYQVLAMATRNGADALNLTGEIGQIAVGKKADIILVDFHQPHLYPHHDAAAHLVYAAKGSDVKTVLIDGKVVMENRQLLTLDEERILYEAEKCTRRLVEQVN, encoded by the coding sequence ATGAAGATATTAATTAAAAATGCTCTGATTTACCCCATGACAGAAGAAGCAGCCGCAAGGGAAGAACCTTGTATCCGGGGAAATATTGCAATTTCTCAGGGCAAAATCAGCGGGGTGGGGCAGATCTCGGATGAGGAGGATTTTGACAAAATCATTGACGGCACCGATTGTGTGGCCATCCCAGGTCTAGTCAATACCCATACCCACGGGGCGATGACACTTTTGCGCAGTTATGCTGACGACATGCCCTTAATGGATTGGCTGCAGAAAAAGATTTGGCCGATCGAAAATTTGATGACCGATGCAGATATTTATTGGGGTACTTTGCTCAGCATTGTAGAAATGATTAAGTCCGGCACCACCACCTTTGCAGACATGTATATTATGATGGATCAAGTGGCCCGCGCGGTAGATGAAAGCGGTATGCGGGGGGTATTGGCCCGGGGGATGACCGGCCTGGGTGCTAATGGGGAGAAGGCCTTGCTTGAATCCGTTGATTTTATCAAAAATTGGCAGGGCAAGGGAGAAGGACGGATTACCACCATGATGGGCCCTCATGCCCCTTATACCTGTCCGCCGGATTTTCTGAAAAAAGCCCTCAGCTATGTGGAACAGCTAGGTGTGGGCATCCATATTCATTTAGCAGAAACCCTGACTGAAGTGGCTGATATCGAAAAAGAGTACGGTAAAAGGCCTGTTGCCTTGATGGATGAGGTCGGTTTGTTTCAGCATCATGTTTTAGCGGCCCATGTGGTTCATGTCAATGAGCAAGAGATAGAACTCCTAGCTGATAAAAAGGTGAAAGTTGCCCATAATCCTCAAAGCAATATGAAGCTGGCCAGTGGCATTGCTCCTGTGGCTCAGATGCTTAAGAAAGGGATTACTGTTGCCATCGGTACGGACGGCGCTTCCAGCAATAATAATTTGGATATGATTGAAGAGATGAGAACAGCCAGTTTTCTGCAGAAGGTAGCTGCCATGGATCCCACAGTTCTTCCAGCTTATCAGGTACTGGCAATGGCAACCCGTAACGGCGCCGATGCTTTGAATTTAACCGGGGAAATCGGTCAGATTGCGGTGGGGAAAAAAGCAGATATCATCTTGGTTGACTTTCATCAGCCCCATCTTTATCCTCATCATGATGCAGCAGCTCACCTTGTCTACGCCGCCAAGGGGAGCGATGTTAAGACGGTTCTGATTGATGGTAAGGTCGTGATGGAGAACCGTCAACTGCTGACTCTGGACGAAGAACGCATTTTGTATGAAGCTGAGAAATGCACCCGCCGGTTGGTAGAGCAAGTGAATTAA
- a CDS encoding DedA family protein, whose amino-acid sequence MQNWIISLMGQYGYLGVFLLITLENVFPPIPSEVILALGGFMTTYTDLTVFGVIIAATVGSVFGAMILYGIGYLIDVDKLEKIVGRFGYFLGLKVTDVHRAGSWFQRYGYWTVFFCRMVPVIRSLISIPAGMSQMKFPLFLVYTIAGTLIWNTILVQAGAFLGASWEDIIKFMNTYSYATYTVLGLGILAFIIFRLMKKKS is encoded by the coding sequence ATGCAAAATTGGATTATCAGCCTCATGGGGCAATATGGCTACTTAGGTGTATTTTTGTTAATTACTTTGGAAAACGTTTTTCCGCCAATTCCTTCGGAAGTCATTCTCGCTTTAGGCGGATTTATGACAACTTATACGGATCTGACTGTTTTTGGTGTGATCATCGCTGCCACCGTGGGATCTGTTTTTGGCGCCATGATCCTTTATGGCATCGGGTATCTCATTGATGTCGATAAGCTGGAAAAAATTGTTGGGCGTTTCGGTTATTTTCTGGGCTTAAAGGTAACGGATGTGCACAGGGCCGGTTCCTGGTTTCAGCGTTATGGATATTGGACCGTGTTTTTTTGCCGCATGGTTCCAGTGATTCGCAGTCTCATTTCCATTCCTGCCGGGATGTCTCAGATGAAATTTCCCCTTTTTCTTGTCTATACTATCGCGGGAACGCTGATTTGGAACACCATTCTCGTGCAGGCGGGGGCGTTCCTGGGCGCATCCTGGGAAGATATCATCAAATTTATGAATACATATTCTTACGCTACGTATACAGTGCTGGGTCTGGGGATTTTGGCTTTTATTATTTTCCGTTTGATGAAGAAAAAATCCTAA
- the smc gene encoding chromosome segregation protein SMC: MHLKSIELQGFKSFIHKTKLEFGPGVSVIVGPNGSGKSNITDAIRWVLGEQSVKTLRGSKMEDVIFSGTKKRKPLGMAEVCLVLDNSDGFLPLEFNEVSIIRRTYRSGEGEYLINNAPCRLKDIHQLFQDTGMGTDGFSIISQGKVDEILSAKAEDRRSIIEETAGIVKYRNRKKEAARKLQDTEQSLDRIRDIIYELASQVEPLREQAERAEEYRALKEESDRLEINLLVHTMEDTWAKLNEAQTTGEKKQQELMETEAQRGKNEAHIEELRLRLAKWDEEINGLQQNVFQVFRQLEQEESEGKLKRARRDAIREELGKYEKEIETLIQGSSQLAQNIALEEERYHTLQGSVRNYRDLIKAREDAQMEKSSGIITMERNIENLKNNSFDLMQHMAELRNKISACSQKAKTLDHLWSKSKEQEKEFMQFMEENEEKQKELGVGTEGMRREMTLAEESLSHLTQKIRVTEKTAEQLNARQMDQREQLQSSKARLNLLQEMQHDYEGYFPGVKAVLLAARKKHLAAAGVVGVMAELIKVPDRVRLAVETALGGGLQDIVTETDVDAKKMIEYLKGIKGGRATFLPLNVIHRPENQELTMKIQGQKGVLGFASELITCETKVRPAVDFLLKRILVVEDMDAALIAARTLKHQVRIVTLEGDQIHSGGSLSGGSQQKKGGNLLSRINEMGVLEQRVKNLTREFQISEQSLADCREGLQREKNILEQKQDQLREWEHQLLQNQREEGQLKEARTMAEKNLQAVREEIFDNRREKEALHREEKLLTEAKAEQEKENENLTAALLSLQEELKEQKANLNEKSDDLTAAKVKLAGVTQEEGEVVRTLQRLSEEKESRHALQAKKQEEARILELELAEKETGILEGSKRLLDLSREKEALEGRLNEEKHNRTAEHQYLTGLEKEDREMSKIQAQLNQELHQWELKRNRWEMEWEKQRERMEEKFSLTFEKALLKKEELPSRKGATMRINEIAREIDALGTINRGAIEEYQRVSERYAFLTEQQQDLVEAKTSLFKVIGEMDHIMIRRFQDTFEQVSFHFNETFTKLFGGGSAQLRLTDQENILETGVDLVVQPPGKKLQHLNLLSGGEKAMTGIALLFAILNVKPSPFCVLDEIEAALDEANVDRFASYMHELSQVSQFIAVSHRQGTMEIADVLYGITMEENGVSKCLSVKLSDLEVISA; the protein is encoded by the coding sequence AAACTGGAATTCGGGCCAGGGGTATCTGTGATTGTAGGGCCGAATGGCAGCGGCAAATCCAATATCACCGATGCCATTCGCTGGGTTTTGGGAGAGCAAAGTGTCAAAACCTTGCGGGGCAGCAAAATGGAGGACGTAATTTTTTCCGGTACCAAAAAACGTAAGCCTTTGGGGATGGCAGAGGTCTGCCTGGTGCTGGACAACAGCGATGGTTTTTTGCCTTTGGAATTTAATGAAGTCAGCATCATCCGGCGCACCTATCGATCGGGAGAAGGTGAATATTTGATTAACAATGCGCCTTGCCGTTTGAAGGATATCCATCAGCTTTTTCAGGATACCGGCATGGGGACGGATGGTTTTTCCATTATCAGCCAGGGCAAGGTGGATGAAATCTTATCTGCCAAGGCGGAGGATAGGAGAAGCATTATTGAAGAGACTGCCGGGATCGTTAAATACCGGAACCGGAAGAAGGAAGCTGCCCGTAAGCTTCAGGATACGGAGCAGAGTCTGGACCGGATCCGGGATATTATTTATGAGCTGGCATCACAAGTGGAACCTCTGCGGGAGCAAGCGGAGCGCGCGGAAGAGTACCGGGCTTTAAAGGAAGAAAGTGATCGTCTGGAAATAAACCTATTGGTTCATACCATGGAGGATACGTGGGCAAAGTTAAATGAAGCTCAGACGACGGGAGAAAAGAAACAACAAGAGCTTATGGAAACGGAAGCCCAGCGGGGAAAAAATGAAGCTCATATTGAAGAATTGCGTCTGCGGTTAGCAAAATGGGATGAAGAGATTAATGGCCTGCAGCAAAATGTGTTTCAGGTCTTTCGTCAGTTGGAACAAGAGGAGTCGGAAGGAAAACTAAAGAGAGCTCGCCGGGATGCAATCAGAGAAGAACTTGGGAAATACGAGAAGGAAATTGAGACATTGATTCAAGGATCATCCCAATTGGCTCAAAATATCGCCCTGGAAGAAGAGCGTTACCATACCTTACAAGGATCTGTACGGAATTACCGGGATTTGATCAAAGCCCGGGAGGATGCCCAAATGGAAAAATCCAGCGGGATTATCACTATGGAAAGAAATATTGAAAATTTAAAAAATAATTCCTTTGACCTGATGCAGCATATGGCTGAATTACGGAATAAAATTTCCGCCTGCAGCCAAAAGGCAAAGACATTAGATCATCTATGGTCCAAATCAAAAGAGCAGGAAAAGGAATTCATGCAATTTATGGAGGAAAACGAGGAAAAGCAAAAGGAATTGGGCGTCGGCACAGAGGGGATGCGCCGGGAAATGACATTGGCGGAAGAAAGCTTATCTCATTTAACCCAAAAAATCCGCGTCACGGAAAAAACAGCAGAGCAGCTGAACGCCCGGCAGATGGACCAAAGAGAGCAGCTGCAATCTTCCAAAGCTCGGCTCAATTTATTGCAGGAAATGCAGCACGATTATGAAGGCTATTTTCCTGGGGTCAAAGCGGTTTTATTGGCTGCCCGGAAAAAACATTTAGCGGCAGCAGGGGTCGTTGGGGTGATGGCGGAATTAATCAAGGTGCCGGACCGGGTGCGTCTGGCCGTGGAAACGGCCCTGGGGGGCGGCCTGCAGGATATTGTTACAGAAACAGATGTGGATGCCAAAAAAATGATTGAGTATTTAAAAGGCATCAAAGGAGGACGGGCTACTTTCTTACCCCTGAATGTCATTCATCGGCCGGAAAACCAAGAATTAACGATGAAGATTCAAGGGCAAAAAGGCGTGCTGGGTTTTGCATCTGAATTGATCACCTGTGAGACAAAAGTGCGTCCGGCGGTGGATTTTCTTTTAAAACGGATTCTGGTGGTAGAAGATATGGATGCCGCCTTGATCGCGGCCCGAACCCTTAAGCATCAGGTTAGGATCGTTACCTTGGAAGGGGATCAGATTCATTCCGGTGGTTCTTTGAGTGGCGGCAGTCAACAAAAGAAAGGGGGCAATCTCTTATCCCGTATCAATGAGATGGGTGTATTAGAGCAAAGGGTCAAAAATCTGACCCGGGAATTTCAAATATCAGAACAAAGCCTGGCAGATTGCCGGGAAGGACTGCAGCGGGAGAAAAATATCCTGGAGCAAAAACAAGACCAGCTTCGGGAATGGGAACATCAATTGCTGCAAAATCAGCGGGAAGAGGGTCAGCTTAAAGAAGCCCGTACCATGGCCGAAAAGAATCTACAGGCAGTGCGTGAGGAAATTTTTGATAACAGACGGGAAAAAGAAGCACTGCATCGGGAAGAAAAGTTGCTTACCGAAGCAAAAGCAGAACAGGAAAAGGAAAATGAGAATTTGACGGCCGCTCTTTTGTCTCTTCAAGAAGAACTAAAAGAGCAAAAGGCAAATTTAAATGAAAAAAGTGATGATTTGACCGCTGCAAAAGTCAAGCTGGCCGGAGTGACCCAGGAAGAGGGGGAGGTAGTGCGGACCCTGCAACGTCTCAGTGAAGAAAAGGAAAGCCGCCATGCTCTCCAGGCCAAAAAACAAGAGGAAGCCAGGATCCTGGAATTGGAATTGGCAGAGAAGGAAACCGGGATTTTGGAGGGAAGCAAGCGGCTCTTGGATTTGAGCCGGGAAAAAGAAGCACTGGAAGGCCGGTTGAATGAGGAAAAACACAACCGCACAGCGGAACATCAGTATCTTACCGGGCTGGAAAAGGAAGACCGGGAAATGAGTAAAATCCAGGCCCAGTTAAACCAGGAACTGCACCAGTGGGAATTAAAAAGGAACCGCTGGGAGATGGAATGGGAGAAGCAAAGGGAAAGAATGGAGGAAAAGTTCAGTTTAACCTTTGAAAAAGCACTCCTGAAAAAGGAGGAGCTGCCCTCTAGAAAAGGGGCGACGATGAGAATTAATGAGATCGCCCGGGAAATAGACGCTTTGGGAACCATTAATCGGGGCGCGATCGAAGAGTATCAAAGGGTCTCTGAGCGATATGCATTTTTAACGGAGCAGCAACAGGATTTGGTCGAAGCTAAAACATCCCTGTTTAAGGTCATCGGTGAGATGGATCATATTATGATCCGCCGTTTTCAGGATACCTTTGAACAAGTTAGTTTCCATTTTAACGAAACTTTTACCAAGCTTTTTGGCGGCGGCAGTGCCCAACTGCGCTTGACCGATCAGGAAAATATCTTAGAGACCGGTGTAGATCTGGTGGTGCAGCCTCCGGGGAAAAAATTACAGCATCTTAATTTGCTCTCCGGGGGAGAAAAGGCCATGACGGGGATTGCCCTTCTTTTTGCCATTCTCAATGTCAAGCCCAGCCCTTTTTGCGTCTTGGATGAAATTGAGGCAGCTTTGGATGAGGCCAATGTGGATCGCTTTGCCTCCTATATGCATGAACTTTCTCAAGTAAGTCAATTTATCGCTGTTTCCCACCGCCAGGGAACCATGGAGATCGCAGATGTGTTGTATGGCATTACCATGGAGGAAAACGGGGTCTCCAAATGCTTATCTGTAAAACTGTCGGATCTGGAAGTGATTAGTGCTTAA
- the mtnP gene encoding S-methyl-5'-thioadenosine phosphorylase: protein MAPKIAIIGGTGVYNPDILSDVQEMIVENVYGKAKMAKGTYQGKEIIFLARHGATHSLPPHLINYRANIRALKEMGVERVLATAAVGSLNETMAPGSFVLVDQFLDFTKNRISTFFDGGEQGVTHTDMTNPYCPQLIKVLAQEGQNLPITVHQGGTYVTAEGPRFETPAEIRMFKMLGGDVVGMTSVPEVVLAREAGLCYATIGMVTNFAAGISPTELSHQEVLDVMSENSANLSKLLMKTVENMPEERTCKCGIAS, encoded by the coding sequence ATGGCACCCAAAATCGCAATTATTGGAGGAACCGGCGTTTACAATCCGGATATTTTATCAGATGTTCAGGAAATGATTGTGGAAAATGTGTACGGCAAAGCGAAGATGGCAAAGGGCACTTACCAGGGAAAAGAAATCATCTTTCTGGCTCGCCATGGCGCCACTCATTCCCTGCCGCCCCATTTAATCAATTACCGGGCGAATATCCGGGCCTTAAAAGAGATGGGTGTGGAAAGGGTGCTGGCTACGGCGGCAGTAGGTTCCCTGAATGAAACGATGGCCCCGGGAAGCTTTGTCCTGGTGGATCAGTTTTTAGATTTCACCAAAAACCGCATCAGTACTTTTTTTGATGGAGGGGAACAGGGGGTTACCCATACGGATATGACCAATCCTTATTGCCCTCAATTAATAAAGGTTCTGGCCCAAGAGGGGCAGAATTTGCCGATTACGGTGCATCAAGGAGGCACTTATGTTACTGCGGAAGGACCTCGTTTTGAAACACCGGCAGAAATTCGCATGTTTAAAATGCTGGGGGGAGATGTGGTTGGTATGACCAGTGTCCCGGAAGTGGTTTTAGCTCGGGAAGCGGGCCTTTGCTATGCCACCATTGGCATGGTGACGAATTTTGCCGCCGGCATTTCTCCCACGGAGTTATCCCACCAAGAGGTACTTGATGTGATGTCTGAGAACAGTGCTAATTTGTCCAAACTACTGATGAAAACAGTGGAAAATATGCCGGAGGAACGTACCTGTAAATGCGGCATTGCTTCTTGA
- a CDS encoding MBL fold metallo-hydrolase, which produces MICQITYVANAGVLLDFQGQQILIDGLCSADIAPFHGLPEPIRKKIMESIPPYHNIQLLLFTHHHGDHFDASSTVQFLEKHPQACVIGSQETIDQIVHLEAKLISRSFSQESAPRQRNRCFQSRDLAVHLCPMVHMGRDYEKVDHLAYLIEGMGKKILHVGDANPVSENFEHLYLLESSVDLLIAPFPYLTRPSARQVIENYIRPKQIAALHLPRRERDDERWIAATMKSYHRVQDHFIPTVFFKETGESIKIS; this is translated from the coding sequence ATGATCTGTCAAATTACCTACGTTGCCAATGCCGGTGTATTACTGGATTTTCAGGGCCAACAAATCCTGATTGATGGATTATGCTCTGCCGATATTGCACCCTTTCATGGGCTGCCGGAACCTATTAGAAAGAAAATCATGGAGAGCATCCCTCCTTATCATAATATTCAATTATTACTTTTTACCCACCATCATGGGGATCATTTTGATGCTTCCAGCACGGTGCAGTTTTTGGAAAAGCACCCCCAAGCCTGTGTCATCGGCAGTCAGGAAACCATTGATCAGATTGTGCATTTGGAGGCGAAGCTGATTTCCCGGAGTTTCAGTCAGGAATCTGCACCCAGGCAAAGGAATAGATGTTTTCAAAGCCGAGATCTTGCCGTTCATTTATGCCCCATGGTTCATATGGGACGGGACTATGAAAAAGTGGATCATCTTGCCTATCTGATTGAAGGAATGGGCAAGAAAATTCTCCATGTGGGTGATGCCAATCCCGTTTCGGAAAACTTTGAACATCTGTATCTGCTGGAGTCTTCAGTGGATTTATTGATTGCTCCTTTTCCCTATCTGACCCGTCCTTCAGCACGGCAAGTGATTGAAAATTATATCCGGCCGAAACAAATTGCTGCCCTTCATCTGCCCCGGAGGGAGAGGGATGATGAGAGATGGATTGCGGCGACGATGAAAAGCTATCATCGGGTGCAGGACCATTTTATCCCCACCGTTTTCTTTAAAGAAACAGGTGAGAGCATCAAGATCTCCTGA